A single window of Rana temporaria chromosome 1, aRanTem1.1, whole genome shotgun sequence DNA harbors:
- the LOC120926839 gene encoding extracellular calcium-sensing receptor-like, producing MCGLMGGRSGDFDQPTVPRVYHREYRHLLAFIFAIDEINRSPDILPNITLGYHVYDSCGHVNKAIKDVLQILSGHTKEAPNYSCMERGALAGFIGDLNSDTTLQMAQLLNLYGYTQISYGARDTLLSDRKMYPNFFRTVPDDEMQYVAIAKLLERLKWNWVGILTSDDEYGEREIRQLSKHLSDHGICIEFKILVSVLFIEICRI from the exons ATGTGCGGGTTGATGGGTGGTCGATCGGGTGATTTTGATCAGCCCACGGTGCCTCG GGTTTACCACAGAGAATACAGACATCTCCTGGCTTTTATATTTGCTATTGATGAGATAAACCGCAGTCCAGATATTCTTCCCAACATAACTCTGGGATATCATGTGTATGATTCTTGTGGACATGTGAATAAAGCTATAAAAGACGTTCTACAGATATTGTCTGGACATACAAAGGAAGCTCCAAATTATTCCTGTATGGAGCGGGGTGCCCTGGCTGGTTTCATTGGAGATCTCAATTCTGACACCACTCTACAAATGGCCCAGCTGCTGAATCTATATGGTTACACCCAG ATTAGTTATGGAGCCAGAGATACTTTGCTGAGTGATAGAAAGATGTATCCAAACTTTTTCCGGACAGTTCCGGATGATGAGATGCAATATGTGGCCATAGCAAAGTTACTGGAAAGGTTGAAGTGGAACTGGGTCGGGATACTTACATCTGATGATGAATACGGAGAGAGGGAGATCCGACAACTCAGCAAACATTTATCTGATCATGGAATTTGTATTGAATTCAAGATTCTGGTGTCT gttctctttattgagataTGCAGGATCTAA